A single Thermosynechococcus vestitus BP-1 DNA region contains:
- a CDS encoding biotin transporter BioY has product MSPLDEFLWAILGLLLTVAGTFMEAAIALPNFFNEEGQVVLPTSWAAVPVHPLPVSYQVAAVLFVGCMGGRQAAALSQVAYLILGLSGFQVFSQGGGLDYWREPTFGYLLGFVPGAWVCGWLAFRPQKRVSLEWLALSSLGGLVLIHVCGALYLGALALAGQLSHPLVELLEQYSLFALPGQLVTVCLVAAVARVLRLILLY; this is encoded by the coding sequence TTGTCACCCCTTGATGAATTTTTGTGGGCGATTTTAGGCCTCCTCCTAACCGTTGCCGGAACGTTCATGGAAGCGGCGATCGCCTTGCCCAACTTTTTCAACGAGGAAGGGCAGGTTGTTTTACCCACCTCCTGGGCAGCGGTTCCAGTGCACCCGTTACCGGTCTCCTACCAGGTGGCCGCTGTTCTTTTTGTCGGCTGTATGGGAGGACGGCAAGCCGCAGCTCTCTCACAGGTGGCCTATTTGATTCTGGGGCTGAGTGGGTTTCAGGTTTTTTCCCAAGGGGGCGGCCTAGACTATTGGCGTGAACCAACATTCGGGTACCTCTTGGGTTTTGTGCCGGGGGCCTGGGTCTGTGGTTGGCTGGCCTTTCGTCCCCAAAAACGGGTCAGTTTAGAATGGCTTGCCTTGAGCAGCCTAGGGGGACTGGTGCTCATTCATGTCTGCGGTGCCCTCTACCTCGGTGCTCTGGCTCTTGCCGGGCAGTTGAGTCACCCCTTGGTGGAGCTACTAGAGCAGTATTCGCTTTTTGCCTTGCCGGGGCAGTTGGTGACTGTCTGCTTGGTGGCAGCGGTCGCGCGGGTGCTGCGCTTGATTTTGCTGTACTAG
- a CDS encoding FHA domain-containing protein produces MTCFPDLDKQAWLIVHSQGTAVGKYHLSGKAFWKIGRASDCDIIIHDPYVSRHQATIELRPRGNALVYLIRDNNSRNCTLLNGTPLSDERVLHHGDIIMMGDTDLTFRYTSPTPSVPPNVLQRF; encoded by the coding sequence ATGACGTGCTTTCCAGACCTTGACAAACAAGCATGGCTGATTGTGCACTCCCAAGGCACGGCGGTAGGCAAGTATCACCTTTCAGGAAAAGCGTTCTGGAAAATTGGCCGCGCCAGTGACTGTGACATTATTATTCATGACCCCTATGTTTCCCGACATCAGGCAACCATTGAACTGCGGCCTCGTGGCAATGCACTAGTGTACCTAATCCGTGACAACAATAGTCGCAATTGCACATTGCTTAACGGTACTCCCCTATCGGATGAGCGGGTATTGCACCATGGGGACATTATCATGATGGGAGATACAGATCTCACATTTCGCTATACGAGTCCGACCCCCTCAGTCCCACCGAATGTGTTGCAGCGCTTTTGA